TGAAATGGCAAAACAAAAGTTTGAAAGAAGCAAACCACACGTAAACGTTGGAACAATAGGACACGTAGACCACGGGAAGACAACAACAACAGCAGCGATATCAAAAGTATTAGCAGCGAAAGGATTAGCACAAAAAGTTGATTTTGAAAATATCGACCAAGCTCCAGAAGAAAGAGA
The Pseudostreptobacillus hongkongensis genome window above contains:
- a CDS encoding GTP-binding protein, which produces MAKQKFERSKPHVNVGTIGHVDHGKTTTTAAISKVLAAKGLAQKVDFENIDQAPEER